In a single window of the Prosthecobacter sp. SYSU 5D2 genome:
- a CDS encoding ribonucleotide-diphosphate reductase subunit beta — translation MDKIYKIGSREFKLDQDKAEEAFAAKKVINGRQTMTFNLLPLKYQWAYDLYRIMKANHWEPEDIQMQKDVEQWRSHDVSQNERWIIMMGIGYFSAAEGIVGDNVQHVVRELVTAPELKLVLGRHAHEENIHADSLLYMISSLGINPHECEAMFEQIPTIVKKNEFVTKHSNNLRRDLDLTKLENKQLLAKNIFVFGQCMEGTQFYGLFGMILSLYRQNKFPGIGQMFRYTLRDESNHIEVFRNLFMDLIEENPDIWTAEFRQDLVETMREAVSLEKEFIRDCLPVNAVGLSAAEFELYTDFIADRRLAGCGLPALNPGVTNPLPWLAEMMDVRKEQNFFEGKVTDYQKSSALAACSDDDL, via the coding sequence ATGGATAAAATCTATAAAATCGGTTCCCGCGAGTTCAAACTGGACCAGGACAAGGCCGAAGAGGCCTTCGCCGCCAAAAAAGTCATCAATGGCCGCCAGACCATGACTTTTAACCTTCTGCCCCTTAAATATCAGTGGGCATACGATCTTTATCGCATCATGAAGGCCAACCATTGGGAGCCTGAGGACATCCAGATGCAGAAAGACGTGGAGCAGTGGCGTTCCCATGATGTCTCCCAGAATGAGCGCTGGATCATCATGATGGGCATCGGTTACTTCAGCGCAGCGGAAGGCATCGTCGGTGACAATGTCCAGCACGTCGTCCGCGAGCTCGTCACCGCCCCGGAGCTGAAGCTCGTCCTGGGCCGTCATGCCCACGAGGAAAACATCCACGCGGATTCCCTCCTCTATATGATCTCCAGCCTGGGCATCAATCCCCATGAGTGCGAGGCCATGTTCGAGCAGATCCCCACGATCGTGAAGAAAAACGAGTTCGTGACGAAGCATTCCAACAATCTCCGCCGCGACCTGGACCTCACCAAGCTGGAGAACAAGCAGCTCCTGGCCAAAAACATCTTCGTCTTCGGCCAGTGCATGGAGGGCACCCAGTTCTACGGCCTCTTCGGCATGATCCTCAGCCTCTACCGGCAGAACAAGTTCCCCGGCATCGGCCAGATGTTCCGCTATACCCTGCGGGATGAATCCAACCACATCGAAGTCTTCCGCAACCTGTTCATGGACCTCATTGAGGAAAACCCGGACATCTGGACCGCTGAGTTCCGCCAGGACCTCGTCGAGACCATGCGCGAGGCCGTCTCCCTGGAAAAAGAATTCATCCGCGACTGCCTCCCCGTGAACGCCGTCGGCCTCAGCGCCGCCGAGTTTGAGCTTTACACGGACTTCATCGCCGACCGCCGCCTCGCCGGCTGCGGCCTCCCGGCTCTGAACCCCGGCGTCACCAATCCTCTCCCCTGGCTGGCGGAGATGATGGACGTCCGCAAGGAGCAGAACTTCTTCGAAGGCAAGGTCACGGATTACCAGAAGTCCTCCGCCCTCGCCGCCTGCTCCGACGACGATCTGTAA